The sequence GAGAGCTCGTCCAGCGTTTCCGGAAAGACCGCCTGCGGCGTCTCGGTCGGCTCCGCCTCGCCGGAGTCGATGCGGAAGTAGCGCTCGTCCGAAAGCCGGTGAACCGAGTGGACCTCCATCTGCGTCTGCTGGCGCAGGAGCTGCGCGAGGAACTTGCTATCCCAATACGGCGCACCCTCCGCGAGGAAGACGCGCGTCTTCGACTCCAGCAGGCGGATATTCACGTGTCCGCGGTTGTTGCCGGGATTCGTCTCCTCGGGCAGTGCCGCGGTCTGGATGCTCCAGCGCGCGCTCGCAGCCGGGGCATCGACCTCGAAGACCGCGAATGCCGTCTTTCCGGGCAGCACTTCCACATTGATCGTGGCCAGCGGCTTGCCGGCTTCGTCGATCAGGTTCACGTCCGGCTTCTGCGGGCCCAGGCCGTCCGCTTCCACCGCGATGGGGATGCGCGCCTTCTGCCCTTTGAAAACGGTCACCGTCGGCCGGGTCACCCGCACCACCAGATCGCGCGGAGGAATCCCGGCCCCGATGGCGATGGCGTGGAATGGAGTCTTCCGCGAACGCAGGCGCAGCGCCAGCGACTCCAGCTCGGCATCCGAGGGCTGGGCGGTCTGGCGGCCATCGGTGAGCGCGAGCACCCCGGCGAAGGAATCGCCTGCGGAGGCCGCCTCTTCCACCAGTCGCTTCAGAGAGCCATGGAGGTCCGAGCCCGTGCCGACGGGCGCTCCCATCTGGGACAGCTCCGCGATGGCAGGCGCGGCGACGGTGTCGAAGGGATGATAACGCACCGGCACTTCCTTCGGCACCAGCTTGGCGAGCGTCTCCGCATGGGCCTTTGCTTCATCGGCGCGGCTGCCCTCTTCCGCGGGCTGCGCCATGGAGGCGGACTGGTCCAGCAGCACGAGCCACGGGCGCTCGCGGTCCTCGGTCGGTCGGACCCATTTGCCGGGATTCAGCAGCAGGGCGCACACGGCGGCGACGCCCAGCATGCGCAGCAGCAGCAGCGTCGCGCGCCTGCCTGTCGGCAGACCGGCCGAGCTGCGCCAGGACAGCCAATCGGCCAGCACCAGCGCCAGCGCGAGCAGGGGCAGCAGGATGGAAAGTGGAAGGGGAGGATTCACGGAAAGAATGCCGGGCGATCAGTTCGGTTCAATTCAGTGCTGGCTTCGGTGCGGGCCGGAGACCGGCGATGACGCCCTCGGTGAGGAGCAGGAGGAGGGCGGCGGCGATGAGCCAAGGCCACAGCGGGAGCCCTTGGTCGAGCGCGGCGCGGCGGGCGATGTCGCTGTTCGCCACGGCGGGACCCGCCGATGGCGGCGTGTCCAGCGGGCGGAGCAGGGATTCACTCTCGGGGAAGGGGACGGCGATCAGGTGGACCGGCTGGTCCGAGACGAGCCAGCGATGAATGCCGGGCACCGCGGGCGCGGGGGATTGCCAGGTCGCGCCATTCGCGAGGATTTCCGGGCGGCTGCCATCGGGCGACTCGAGGACCGGGGTGGCAGCCGTGTCCGCAGAGGGATTCGTCCACGAGATCACTCCGCCGGGCTCGACGGTGAAGGCCTCGGCGGTCTGGCGTGGCATCAGGTGCAGCAGCAGCTCCGCGAATGCAGGCAGGAATGCGGGCTCGCGCGACCACGTGGAAGCGGCAGGGTCCAGCGAGAGATTGCTCACCAGCAGCGGCCGGTCCTTCGCCTCGATCAGTGCGGGCTTGCCGTCGGAAAAGCTGGCGATGGTCGTGGCGGATTCCGATGGGGCGATGCGGAGGCGCTGGCGGAAGCGGCCACCGAGCGGATTCCCGAATTCACCGCCCGCGAAGAGCTTGAAGGCCGCGTGATCCCCCGCCGGAGACGCTTCCCAGCCCTGGTCGGAGGACTCCAGTCCCAGCGGTCCGGACTCGGCGGCAGCCCCGCCGAGCAGTGCCTCAACGGAGGACGCGGGGCAATCCGGCGACGCATGTACGATGACTGCCGTACCATTCGCGGCGATCTCGCGGAGCCGGTCGGCGGCGTCGCCTGTCCAGCCCGGGATGTAGAGGAATTCGGAAGGAGGCAGCTTCTCCAGATCCACGCCCGGCACGGCATCCAGCCACGGCACGGCGCGCGCGACCTGCTCCAGCGTCCCGGAGGCAGCATCGCCTTCCGGTGCCGCGATCGCCAGGCGCAGCGACTCCCGCACGCGCACCACGGCGTGGCGGCGGTCGTCACCGGGGAAGCCATCGGCATCGATCTCCGCGGTCAAGGGCATCAGGCCGGAACTGGCGCAGCGCACGGAGAAGGCCGCCTCCGCCTCGCCCTGCGGCGGCAGATCGAGCGGTTGGGACTGGCGCGACCCACCGGCATCCAGCGTGAGGGAAATGCGGCGCGCCTCGCGGGATGGATTTGCCACGCGGCACTGCACCACCATCTGCTGGCCGGCCACCGGCGAGGTGGGCAGGGCGACCAGCGAGGTGACTGCCAGATTTGGCACATCC comes from Luteolibacter flavescens and encodes:
- a CDS encoding vWA domain-containing protein, with product MSLFFQHPALFGLLALAGVPLLVHLLARAKPPQYRFSNIEFLKKVQRLTSRFRKPKDWLLLALRTLALVALAAAFLGPLLLSKNAALPGEKRSVVLLIDRSASMAAKEGAASRFEAACAAAGEILDASRPDLANIIWIDAAPDAVFPDLAPNRDFLTEELAKATARPEPGAIDAAIDLALRQLREAGGRRELHVISDFQASAWQHFAPVIPDGIDLRMVPVAKEDVPNLAVTSLVALPTSPVAGQQMVVQCRVANPSREARRISLTLDAGGSRQSQPLDLPPQGEAEAAFSVRCASSGLMPLTAEIDADGFPGDDRRHAVVRVRESLRLAIAAPEGDAASGTLEQVARAVPWLDAVPGVDLEKLPPSEFLYIPGWTGDAADRLREIAANGTAVIVHASPDCPASSVEALLGGAAAESGPLGLESSDQGWEASPAGDHAAFKLFAGGEFGNPLGGRFRQRLRIAPSESATTIASFSDGKPALIEAKDRPLLVSNLSLDPAASTWSREPAFLPAFAELLLHLMPRQTAEAFTVEPGGVISWTNPSADTAATPVLESPDGSRPEILANGATWQSPAPAVPGIHRWLVSDQPVHLIAVPFPESESLLRPLDTPPSAGPAVANSDIARRAALDQGLPLWPWLIAAALLLLLTEGVIAGLRPAPKPALN